The window GTATGCATAGCCACTCCTCTAGTGTAGTGCTAGCTTTGCAATCTAGGCTAGCTTCCATGAGTAACCAGTTTAAACAGGTAATAAGTTATTTCCATCatcaataaagtacctatagatAGTCTAATAAGTAAATTGATCAAAATGATATTGTTTTTGTCTTTTAGGTTCTTGAAGTACGATCAGAAAATTTGAAGCATCAGAATAATAGACGTGAACAGTTTTCAAGAGTGGCACCGGTTGTAAAAGAAGTCCCCTCACTACTCCAGCAGGATGAAGTAAGCATAGACCTGGGAATGGGGGAGCCATCAAATCTGCAAGCTCAACAACAACAGTTGGCATTGAGAGATGATACAGATTCATATGTGCAACAACGTGCCGAGACTATGCACAACATTGAGAGCACTATTGTAGAATTAGGAGGCATTTTCCAGCAGTTAGCACATATGGTGAAAGAGCAAGATGAGGCTATTGGTAGAATTGATGCCAATATTCAAGAGGCAGAGATGAATGTGGAAGCTGGCCATAGAGAAATCATGAAGTATTTCCAAAGTGTGACAGGCAATAGAGCACTCATGTTTAAAGTTTTTGGTGTGCTCAtctttttctttatattctTTGTTGTAGTTATGGCTTAAAAAGATTATTGCCTTCGTCACAAAACATGAGTCACATGAAGATGTTAAATTAGCCTACAATGCTTGTTCTGAGCCGAGAAATGCTTTAAAAAAAGCTGGCAGGGAGTGAGTGTATATAAtgaatactatacacctctgcccacACCTttgggatgcaggcgtgatgctatgttatgtgataAAGGCCTAACATTCTATCAACATTTCCTCCTTAAAAATATTTGGAATTATAAGTTCCACTTCAATTTGAAGTAAAAACTAAGAGGCAGATCATTAAAAATCCCCATTGCTTTCTTTTGAACCATGTGTACACCTGTTGATAGACTGATAAAATTAcctataacaatttaaaatcaataagtatgtattgtggtttaatggtataaataaaaatatattatgttataataaaactattataaatgttttttcgtTTACTATAATGAAACCATGGAATTACCACTTTGGTTAAGATTATTAGTGTGCTTTAGGCACTATATAACATGTaaactatgtacttacaaaaatattattcctgAGACAGtacaattaagtatataaacaatatttttatgctGTGAGAATATTTCAGCTATAGGTAAATTTTGTGGTAGATAAatcaaaattaagaaaaaattaCATACAAAGACCAAATGCAGGTCTACTTATACAatacattatttacattttatgaaAATGTTATGTCGACAATACACTTGTTACTTAATTTACAAGAACTCATCACACCAGTCTTTCAAGCACTGATAGCAGTCTAATGACTGCTTGGAGTTGGCATTACATGTTTCTTTCATCCATTCCTGAAATAATTCCTTATCTTTCTTCAAGACCAAGAACTGACCCAATACAACATATGcctgaaacaataaaatgacATCATTATGACCTTGAGTGAACATTACacattattgtttaaaatatttctttcctACAGAGGATATTGATTAATTCAGTTACATTAGAATTAATATCAATCACAAATGCGtaactatacctacataaattgaGTTTTGTATCCAGTAGGTGTATTTTATTAAGCACATTGTTGTCAACCAAAAATATTTCTTGGAATGTGTTTGTTAAATCTACTATTAGTCGATATGTTCTCGAAGTTCACACTTCAAAACTTGTTCAAAACGTATAAACTAacctaacataatattttaataatcatGAATGCCCATATTAGCAATGCGGTTTCATAAAGGCCTAATGCAAAACAAAACCATGTTATGCACATTAGAAACCCTATTCgaataacatttaaataaaaatcaatgttGTTACAACATGAAATAAGATAACTAACCTTGTCAAACCCGGCAGTTTCAAGTCTTCGTCCCAAAACTTCGCCGACACCTGCAAGTTCTGTAACGGGCTTTTCGCCCATAGGTTCGGCAACGAAGTTGCGATGCTTTTGTGAAGTGCTCGACATTTTCAGatctttttgaattattttatattctaataTTACGCGAAAGATCTCCTAGGCCAcgttaatattctttatttattataaaacaccAATGAAACACAAAATCAACAAATCACCCGCCGCAAGGCGCTTCGCTTCCAttccataaataaaatgagtgaatgaatgaataaagaaaaagcATCGAAAGAATGAgttaaacttaatttttttttttttgttttgtttttccccgaagggtaaggcaaagggaactatgcccatacagccatgtcttacgtattttttttcttgat is drawn from Pectinophora gossypiella chromosome 7, ilPecGoss1.1, whole genome shotgun sequence and contains these coding sequences:
- the LOC126368576 gene encoding syntaxin-5, yielding MLPRRRNVGGVTDRTPLIGNEDSYDKLDKKGSSYSKPYAALGFSLTQSKQTHYDTAEQDVVFDFLEDFVFEPVMAARDRTNEFGAAVRSLQGRTLARPVLRDERKAAVLETYSQFMSMAKVISKNITSTYAKLEKLALLAKKKSLFDDRPTEIQELTYIIKGDISSLNQQIARLGEMPRGRRSMHSHSSSVVLALQSRLASMSNQFKQVLEVRSENLKHQNNRREQFSRVAPVVKEVPSLLQQDEVSIDLGMGEPSNLQAQQQQLALRDDTDSYVQQRAETMHNIESTIVELGGIFQQLAHMVKEQDEAIGRIDANIQEAEMNVEAGHREIMKYFQSVTGNRALMFKVFGVLIFFFIFFVVVMA
- the LOC126368600 gene encoding barrier-to-autointegration factor, which gives rise to MSSTSQKHRNFVAEPMGEKPVTELAGVGEVLGRRLETAGFDKAYVVLGQFLVLKKDKELFQEWMKETCNANSKQSLDCYQCLKDWCDEFL